The DNA window GATTTCCTGGCTAAAGACAACGGGTCCAAGATATCACCATAATGCCAAAGAGCCACGTGACGCACTGTGTCTAAATATCGTTTCAGCGATTTCTTGGGTGTGTTCGATTTGTTGGTAAACACTAACGGTTCCAAGAGGTTTACCACGCTGAACCCTGAGACAAGTGAGCACAACATTGCTAAAACACAAATGGCAACATTATTTTGGAAGTATTTTCTTCCGTTGTTGAACTTATCAATGTCAATTTCGGAAGGGCTGTCTGTAAGAACAGGAAAAGGTCCTATGTCTTTGGAACTTCCGCTACGTAACTGCTTTAGACGGTCTTCTGGCATACTTGAGCCAGTcctaaaagaaaacaacaacaacaacaactgaataatataaaaaaaatcaatatttttttttttaataaaaaagatcaTCCACATTGCGGCCCGTCAACCATAATTTTTCGTGAAGCTACATTTCTGCAGATATATATGCGAGATAAAGAGTTATAGAGTCATATCTTAGTCATAACAACAACAGCGATAACAACGCAAGCATGTAATTACTGCATGGTAATAGTAAATCAACAaatgtttgatttgttttatatcattctaaatttaatagaaaatataagGGACGGAATCTCACGGAGGGACGTAAGGCATACCTTGTCATTCAGTCTTTACTCAACAACGTTTTGACGAGCAATTGATCCCTGGTGAAAGGGGTGGGTCCGAGGATTAGCGAAGTTGATATCATAAACGAACTAGATTTATCGGACATGGGTTGACATACACCTATATGTATTAATTATGGatgtatatacgtccctgattaTTTGTTGTATTTTATGAGATGGTAATAAGAAGCATTAAAATAAATCGTGGCCCTAACAAATCATTGGAACTTTGTTAACTTGAATAAGTGTTGCTGATTGAATAAATAGTCCCttatcaaatttgatttttacataCCTCTTTAGGACATATGAACGGTGTGTATACTTGCGCATCAGtaactgatatatatatatatatatatatatatatatttactggctatgaggacgataacaagtttattgtcccccgaGACAGCGACTATTTCAAACacgaatttaaaaatcatttaaaagatttttttaaatcgtaTAAACTATTTCCTAAATCGTACAAACGAATTTATAATTCGTACGAACGAATTTCCTAATCGTTCAAACGATTTTCTAAAtcgttttaaagattaaaaatcgttttaacaatttataaaaacCTCACaaacgaatttattttttattctgcCCATTTGAAACGGCACTTATACGCCATCGTAGAAAATGAATCAAACTTGCGATTTCCTCATTTTCGATGCTAAAGAAAATATCCAATAGATACATGACGCAAAATATTCGCGAACAAACACAAATTTTCATCTTCGGTCGCAAAATTTTCgaatttaaattactttttgcCACAGACATGAGCTTGTTCTTCTATTTATTATTCACGTTCCAGAATAAACTATGTACAACCTATACAAAATATCAGGGGTGATCTCAAAAGTCAATTTTAAGGCAAACATCTTTTTCATTCGCCAGTGTTGTAACTTACTGGGACTTCTTGTGTTTTAGTGCTACCACTTGATAAACGtcctttataaaatatatagatatatatttgaTAGATCTTCAATATAAGTCTACATGACAGTCTACATGGTCTATCAGCACTtctataaaattatttcagaCATAATTATATCAGACAAAGTAGCGTCATGCAATATATAGTATACATTGTTTAACGCTACTTTGTCTACATATGAATAGATGCTAAAGCACTTGATCTCATATTTATCCACTAAAATACAAACAATGCTAACCGTATGTTACACAACGTAGTGGAATTCAGCCATTGTTTCGAATTTTTCGTCAGGTAAATATTTCCTTAGTTTTAAACTAAAGTATATAGCATGCTATATCATTTAACAGATGAAAAACTTACCTATATCTGACAAATAAACGAAATAAATATCATGACACCAAATGCTCTTGAAAATAAACAACCGGTCCCCCCTTCATATCCGGGCCCTTTGTTCGAAACTAATAATCTACCACCTTGGGAACGGGAACATGTTAGAGTGTACATTATGATTATCTACTGTAATGTTTATGTGGAATTTGTGGCATaaggtaagaaaaaatataatcacTGGGTTCATTCTTATTAGATTAAGAACATGTCAAtatctgatttatttttaatgagtcgattgcaaaattttgtttattatcgCAGCCATATTACCCATCCCCCGGCAgtagtaaagaataaaaaatgtttagtaTTTAAAAACGAAAAAGCATATTTATTTTCAAGTGTTAATTATGATATCAATGTCTTTGTGATTTCTATTTTGGTATGCTTCAAAACTAATGTTATCCCGGCGtgtacaaaatatattgacTTATATATATCAGTGCTTGGTATAAATAGTGAAGAGATTGACATCAGATACAGTAACACTTCACTTAAGTTTGGTAGAGTGTTTGTTGTCATTTCCTGCTCAATATTGTTCAAATGTAGTATGTAGTAGACAAGCCCTGTAAAATAGCGGATCTGAGGTAGGGTGtcttcacatgtacatgtaaaagggaaaaaaaaagcACATTAGTGATACACTCCTTATCAGTTCAACATTTCCTTTTGACTGAGTAGTGTATTGTTATCATATTGCTTGTATTTTGTCTAATATTCATAACttaatatgtataatgaaatgtcatatattttttgaatgttgACTCTTACATATCCTTTATctgtaatacatttacattacCTGCCGGCATTTACAGAGACCACTATATGATAAAGAGGTAACATGAGGACATTATCCAGTGGATGTAGAAAGGGTATTGAGTCTTTTATGTTCTCTATAAATCAAATTAGACCTTTAGATTGCCCAGAACTACAAGTTGAACACATTGTGTAGAATCAGTACGATCAGTGGTACATGGAATAAATTAAGAACTTGTATCTTCATAAACTTGAAAtggattagtttgttttttGTGACGATAACACGTGTGCAGGTTATTTAACAAAACACTTTTATTTAGTTCAGATGATTGTGAAAATGCTTCTAGTTGTACACATATGAATAGATTCATATGTTCAAATTGGCCTCTCTAGTAGCTAATGAACTAAAGAGACAAAAAAAACCTCATTTTAAGTTTATAGCACCAGTTTACATTTTAGCTTCATCTCAGTTACAATTGTTTAAAACTGCACTGTTGAGAATTTGCGATGTCAAGCTTGCAGTTTtatgttaaaagaaataattgccacgatttaaattaattaagaGAGATATTTACCAATTAAATGTCTTAAAGGAATTACGAAATGTcctttgttacatgtaaatgaaataagAGTCATGACTACAGTAACCTGCAAATActttgaaatactttttttgttATGACGAAATCAGGGATTAGGTATTTCGAAATGTAACTGTAAACATGAAGTGACTAAAGGGAGCTTTGATAGAAACCAGGTTTgattataaaacataaaacttGGGAGGAAATACAAACTAAAAGAATACAGAACGGAATCTTTGGCCTCATGGTTGGTCATCTCAGTCGAAATCAAAATCAAGTTGACTGCTATTTTGGGATACAACTACaagttaaatttatatattgtttaagtTAACTTGAATACGAGTGCCATGGGGCAGGGTACTAGATAACTTGATGCACTAGTTCGAAGTACTGTTTACGGGAATGGTCCCTTTTGATTGATGGCACAATTATACAAATACGTATGATAATTGTCCGACTAGCTGTCTTACATAGAGGAGACACATGTCTGCTGTCTGTCTTTAAGATACTTTTCTTCAATCTTTGTCCAAGAATCTTATTGATCCAAAGCAAGCATAATGTTGAAGGTGGGGAAAACTCTCTTAAGAAAT is part of the Crassostrea angulata isolate pt1a10 chromosome 3, ASM2561291v2, whole genome shotgun sequence genome and encodes:
- the LOC128177555 gene encoding uncharacterized protein LOC128177555 isoform X3, with product MTRTGSSMPEDRLKQLRSGSSKDIGPFPVLTDSPSEIDIDKFNNGRKYFQNNVAICVLAMLCSLVSGFSVVNLLEPLVFTNKSNTPKKSLKRYLDTVRHVALWHYGDILDPLSLARKSIRKVHSMHKSVRDRMVEANTDGRHFTQYDMSLVQAGFVGFIILYPEELGLQGSKSDLEDFVYFWRWTG